The sequence below is a genomic window from Draconibacterium halophilum.
CCGGCATGATGGATTGATTTCGTTTGTGCACGTTGCGTCAAATGCATAATACGAGCCCTCTATTTCGCAATAAACAATAACTCCTCCAAACCCGGCATTAGCAAAATATGCCGAGTTGCCCGGAACAGTGAGGTCATTCCAAAGACCAAGATCAATATTTAAACCAACCCACACATCCGGAATTTCAGAATCGATCTCGTCGCACGATGAATACATCAAAAAAGTTAGGGCAATAAAAAACAAATATTTCATACCTGAATAAACTGACTTCCTGTTGTTGCTTTTCTTTTGCATGATGCTAATTTGTTTTGCTATTCTTTTTAACGCGAAAATTTTTATTTACGTGCTCGTTTCGTACTTTTATAAACTGAACAGTCAAAAATACAATTTATTGCTGATAGAAAATTATGGATGATATAGTAGTTATCATACTGACACTTATTGTTGCCTTGTTTGGCATCCTCAATAAAAAGCGTAAGAAGAATGTGGCGCCCGGAGAACCTGGTTCTTCAGAGGATAAAACACCGAATTTTTGGGAGATGTTAATGGATGATAATGAAGATATGTCACCCAATCCACATCCATATGAAGAAGTAGAGGTGGAGGAAGATGAAGTGCCGGTTCGGAAAGCCAGACCCATATATGAATATAGTACAGACATAAAGAATTCACAACCGGTAAAGACAAAAAAGAAACGGGCGAAGAAATCGAAAAAGCAGACGCTGATAATGGGCGAGAAGTTTTCGTTGAAGAAAGCTGTGATCTATAGCGAAATTATTAATAGTAAATATATCTAACTGTGTAAAAATCACGTGTTTTCGATATTTTTATTGTCAAATCATCTAAAAATAAAAGAAAATACATACTTTTGCATTAGGAAGAGTTCCGGGCAAATCGGGATTCTTTCTATTTTTTTATGCCTAGGTGAGGCGAAATAATAACATAAAGGAGGATACAGAAATGTCCGAAGTAACATATTTGACAAAAGAAGGTTTAGAAAAGCTGAAAAAAGAGCTGGAACATTTAAAGAATGTTGAACGTCCAGCTATTTCTAAACAAATCGGAGAAGCTATTGAAAAGGGAGACATCTCCGAAAATGCTGAATACGATGCAGCTAAAGATGCTCAAGGAATGCTTGAGGCAAAAATTGCTTTATTGCAAAGTAAAGTAGCCAATGCACGTATTTTGGATGAGTCCAAAATTGATACATCAAAAGTTCAGATTTTGAATAAAGTTACCATCAAGAACAAAAAGAATAATGCTACTATGCAATATACTTTGGTTCCTGAAAGTGAAGCGAATTTGAAAGAAGGAAAGATTTCGGTACAAACGCCAATTGCCAAAGGACTTATGGGCAAAAAGTTGGCGATGTTGTTGATATTAAAGTTCCGTCAGGAACAATACCTTTTGAGATTGTTGAAATTTCAATCTAAGAACCATGGCAAGCATTTTTACAAAAATTATCAATGGTGAAATTCCTTCCTATAAAGTAGCGGAGGATGCGAATTATTTTGCTTTTCTCGATATTTTCCCAACAGCGAAAGGACACACTTTGGTAATTCCGAAAAAAGAGGTGGATTACATTTTCGATTTAGATGACGAAACCTACGCCGGATTACAAATGTTTGCCAAAAAAGTGGCAAAAGGTCTCGAAAAAGCTGTTCCCTGTAAAAAAGTAGGGATAATGGTTTTGGGACTCGAGGTGCCTCATGCACATATTCATTTGGTGCCCATGCAAAGCGAACACGATTTGCTGAACTTTGCCGACAAAACAAAACTCCCCGAAGAGGAAATGAAGCAGCTGGCAAAGCTCATCGCTGAAAATATTGACAAGCAGCCCTGATTAAAACATCAGGGCTCTTTTGCCCCAAAAATTCCATCAAAAATTATTAACATCCCTCAATTCGGCTCAGAGAATTGGTATCTTTAAAGACTTTTTTTAGATAGTTTTTATGGTTCCATTTACGCATTTACACGTACACTCGCAATACTCCATTCTCGACGGAGCTGCCAGCATTAGCGATCTGGTAAACAAGGCAAAAGGCGATAACATGCCGGCTTTGGCAATAACCGATCACGGAACGATGTTTGGTATTAAAGAGTTTCACGCCGCCTGTTCAAAAGCTGAAATCAAACCAATTTTAGGATGTGAAACTTATGTGGCTTCCCGTTCAATCAGTAATAAAAGTGACAAAGTCGATCGCTCGGGGCACCACCTTATTTTGCTGGCAAAAAACAAGGTTGGGTATCGTAACCTCATTAAGCTGATATCGATAGCCAGTACATCGGGGTTTTATTATAAACCACGTATTGATAAAGAGTTGCTCGAGAAATACCACGAAGGATTGGTTGCATCGTCTGCCTGTCTTGGTGGAGAAATTCCGCAGTTGTTGATGGCCAACAATATGAAAGATGCCGAGAAATCCGTTCTGTGGTATAAGAAGCTGTTTGGCGAAGATTATTACCTGGAACTGATGAGGCACCCGGCACAATCGCAGCGCGAGCGTGAATCGGTTTACGACTGGCAGGTAAAAGTAAATAAACAACTGATTCCGCTGGCTAAAAAACTGGGTGTTAAATTAATTGCCACCAACGATATTCATTTCACCAACGAGTCGGATGCTGAAGCGCACGACCTGTTAATTTGTTTAAATACGGGTAAGGATTTTGACGATCCGAACCGGATGCGTTACACCAAACAGGAGTGGTTTAAAACGCAGGCCGAAATGAACGAGCTTTTTAAAGACGTTCCGGAGGCGCTGGCAAATACCAAAGAGATTGCCGAAAAAGTTGAAGCTTTTGAGCTGGATACTGCGCCGATTATGCCGGTGTTTCCAATTCCCGAAAAAATTGGCACGGAAGAAGGTTTTAAGGAGAAATATTCAGAGGCTGATTTGCGCAAGGAATTTAGCGATGCGGCATTTGAGCGGCTGGGTGGCTACGAAAAAGTAATTCGGGTGAAGCTGGAATCGGCATTTTTGGAGCACCTTACATTCGAGGGAGCAAAAGAACGTTATGGCGATCCGCTGGAGAAAAGCGTGGAAGACCGACTGATTTTCGAGCTGAATACCATTAAAACAATGGGTTACCCCGGTTATTTCCTTATTACGCAGGATTTTATTAACTGGGCAAAAGATAATGGGGTGATCGTTGGTCCTGGACGTGGTTCAGCAGCCGGTGCCGCCGTGTCGTACTGTGCAGGAATTACCAATATCGACCCGATTAAATACGATTTGCTTTTTGAGCGTTTCCTGAATCCCGACCGTATATCGCTTCCCGATGTGGATATCGACTTTGATGACGATGGACGACAGCAGGTGCTAAACTACGTAACTGATAAATACGGCGAGGACAAAGTGGCTCACATTTGCACTTTCGGAACAATGGCCACGAAGTCTTCTATCAGAGATGTGGCCCGCGTGTTAAAGTTGCCATTGCCCGAAGCTGATCGTCTGGCAAAGCTGGTGCCCGAGGCTCCGAAAATGAGTTTCAAAAAGGCTTTTAAAGAGAGTCCTGACCTGGCAAGAGAAAAGAATTCTACCATTCCGTTGGTTGTTGATACGCTCACTTACGCCGAAAAACTGGAAGGGTCGGTACGAAATACCGGAGTGCATGCCTGTGGAATTCTGATCAGTCGCGATACATTAACAGATCACATTCCGCTAATGCCTACAAAAGATGAAGAGCATCTGCTGACTACTCAGTACGATGGTCGTTTTGTGGAAGACATCGGTTTGTTGAAAATGGATTTCCTTGGACTGAAAACCTTGTCGATCATAAAAGAGTGCCTTGAAAACATCAAGCTGTCGAAAGGAATTGATGTGTCGATAAACGAGATTCCACTCGACGATGAAAAAACGTTTCAGCTTTTCAGTTACGGAGAAACAACGGCCATATTCCAGTTTGAATCGGACGGGATGAAAAAACATCTGCGCGATTTGAAACCAAACCGATTTGAAGATTTGGTGGCCATGAACGCACTGTACAGGCCGGGACCAATGGAATATATTCCCGATTATATTGCCCGTAAACATGGGAAACAGAAAGTGGATTATGATGTGCCGATGATGGAAGAATACCTGAGCGATACGTATGGTATTACGGTCTTCCAGGAGCAAGTGATGTTACTTTCGCGCTTGCTGGCGGGCTTTACCCGTGGCGATTCGGATACCCTTCGTAAGGCGATGGGTAAGAAGATTATGTCGGTAATGGAAAAGCTGAAAGTTAAGTTTGTTGATGGTTGTAAAGCCAACCGGCAGTTTGTTGACGAATGCAAAAACAAAGGGAAAACAACCGATGAGGTTATTCATAAAATATGGAAAGACTGGGAGGCATTTGCATCGTATGCATTTAACAAATCGCACTCGGTTTGTTATGCCTACATTGCCTACCAAACGGGCTTTTTAAAGGCGCATTACCCGGCAGAGTTTATGGCGGCCAACCTTAGTCGAAACCTGAATAATATTACTGATATTACCAAGCTAATGACCGAGTGCAAGCGAATGAAATTAAATGTTCTTGGTCCGGATGTTAACGAGAGTTTTATCAAGTTTACCGCGAACAAAGAAGGCGATATCCGCTTTGGCATGGGTGCCATTAAAGGGGTCGGATCAGGAGCCGTTCAGCACATAATTAATGTGCGTAATGAGAAGGGGCATTTTAAAACGATTTACGATTTGGTGGAGCATGTTAACTTGCAGTCGGTAAATAAAAAGAACCTTGAGGCACTTGCCATGGCCGGAGCATTTGAAAATTTGGAAGGAGTAAACCGCAGTTGCTTTTTTGCCGGAGAGCACGAGAACGATGATACCAATTTTATTGAGAAGTTAATTCGATACGGCAACCGTTTACAACTTGAAGCAAACAGTGCACAGCAAAGTTTGTTCGGTGGAGCGGGCATGGCACAGGATATTCAAAAGCCGGCCATTCCAAAAGTTGATGAATGGGCAAAGCTTATAATGCTTGAAAAAGAGAAAAATCTGATCGGTATTTACCTCACCGCTCATCCGCTCGACGATTTCCGCTTGGAGATCACAAATTTCTGCTCGCGAGATGTGGCGTTGAAAGACCTGAATAACGACATTTCGAAGTACAAAGACAAGGATTTTACTTTTGGCGGAATGGTAACTGCAGCCCGCGAAGGACAGTCGAAAAACGGAAATATGTATGCTGTTATGACCTTGTCCGACTACACCGATTCAAAAGAACTTTTCTTCTTTGGTAACGACTATGTGAACTTTAGTAAATTCTGCAAAGTGGGAATTTTTATCATGGTTAAAGGCTCGGTGCGAACGCGATTTAAAAGCGATTTCTACGAGTTCAAGGTGAACAGTATAGAGTTGCTTGATAATGTGCGCGAAAATTATATAAAAAGCTTAACCATTAACATTCCCTTAAAAGCATTAACCGAAGACGTGGTAAAACGCATCGATCACATAGCAAATGAATACAAAGGAAAGACGCTGCTGAAGTTTAATGTTTTTGATACCGAGAACAATATGTACATTGAAATGTTTTCAAGAACAACAAGGGTAAATCCTTTGAATAGTTTTCTGAAGTTTTTTGATGAACAACCGGAAATGACGTACAGAATTAATTAGTTTTGTGAAACAAATAAACGACATACAACAATAAAAAATAGAGATATGGCTTTAGAAATTACAGATGCCAATTATGAAGAATTGGTAATGAATTCAGACAAACCGGTGATGATCGATTTTTGGGCAGTATGGTGTGGCCCTTGCAGAATGATTGCTCCAATTGTTGAAGAAATGTCTGCTGAGTACGACGGCAAAGCAGTGATTGGTAAAGTTGATGTTGACAACAACCAGGATGTAGCAATGAAATACGGAATCAGAAACATCCCTACGGTGTTGTTTGTGAAAAACGGCGAAGTTGTTGACAAACAAGTTGGTGCTGCTCCAAAACAAGCTTTCATCGACAAACTGGAAGCACTACTGTAAAACTGTGTTCATTAAAACTGTCATTTCGACGAGTATGTGAGGAGAAATCTCTTGATTTAAAGAGCGAACTTTTTCACTATCGGAATGACAGTCTTTATTTCGAATTACCAGACTTCGACTACGCTCAGTCTGACTGTCACCCTGAGCGTAGTCGAAGGGTGTTCAATAAAACAACATTGCTTTTCTTTTCATCATTTTGAAGAACCTGATCGACATAGAACAATTTCATCGTTTCGATAATCTGGGGCTGGTGGCTCACGAGGTTGTTGAAGGGTTTATAACCGGTTTGCACCGAAGTCCGTTCCATGGATTTTCGGTTGAGTTTGCCGAACACCGTTTGTATAATCAGGGCGAATCGACCAAGCACGTTGATTGGAAATTGTATGCGCGCACCGACAAGCTTTTCGTAAAGCAATACGAAGAGGAAACAAACTTGCGTTGTCAGCTGGTTGTCGATACTTCTTCATCCATGTTATTCCCGTATTCAAAAGGGAAAAAGCATTTGCAAAATAAACTGGCCTTTTCAGTGTACACCGCTGCAGCTCTTATTTACTTGATGCGTAAACAACGCGATGCAGTGGGGCTAACACTTTTTTCCGACGAAATTGAGTTTCATTCTTCGCCTCGAATTTCATCGGTGAATGCCGAAGTAATGTATGGCAAACTCTCGGAATTGATCCAGCCCGAAAATGCCAGTTTGAGAAAAACCACCAATACTACACAGGTTCTTCATCAAATAGCCGAGAATATTCACAAGCGTTCGCTGGTAATTATTTTTAGCGATATGCTCGACAGTTCGAAAAATGAAGAGTTGTTTTCGGCACTTCAGCACTTGCGATACAACAAACACGAGGTTATTCTTTTTCATGTAACCGATCACTCGCTCGAACGTGAATTCGAATTCAGTAATCGTCCGCACAAGTTTGTCGATTTGGAGAGCGGGCAGGTTGTTAAGTTTAATCCTACGGAAGTAAAACAACACTACACAAATACGGTTAATGATTATTTCGAAGACCTGAAAGTAAAATGTGGACAATACCATATTGATTTGGCCGAAGCCGACATCAACAAAGATTTTAAAGAGGTACTTTTTTCTTACCTGGTAAAAAGGAAGAAGCTTTATTAGATCAATCCTTCAATTTTTTTTAATTTATACTTTCTCGAAACAGCTTGATAGCTTGTATTTTCGTTGAAATGATGTAGCTTAGTTTCCTGAATCAGCTTTTTAAGTTGTTTACTTAAACTTATTAAACCAATTATTATGGAAAGAAGATCATTTCTTAAAAAATCGGCATTGGCAACCGGAGCTGCCGTTGCGTCATCATCTCTAAGCGCCAGCCCTGTACCGGCAATTGAAAAAGACTTTTACGAATTAAGAGTTTATCATTTGAATGGCGGTGGCGGTCGAAATCGTTTACAAAAATATTATACGGAGGCGGTAATTCCCTTTTTACACAAGCGAGGAGCTAAAGTTGTGGCATTTAATGAGTACAGTATGGAAGAACCGCCGGTGATGTACATTTTACATGCCCACAAAAGTTTGTCGGATTATTATGATACTACCTTGGCTATGCGAACCGATCCTGATTTTTTAGCGGCAGCCAGAGAATATACCGCCGTTACCGCAAACAACCCGGTTTATGACCGATACGAAACTTTTCTGCTGGAAGCTTTTGATGGCTTTCCCCGCTTAATTGAACCCGATAAAAAAGGCGGGATAATTGAAATGCGTATCTACGAAAGCTATAGCGAAGATGCAGGAATTAGAAAAGTGAAGATGTTTAACGATGGCGAAATCCAACTGTTCCAAAGTCTCGGATTTCATCCAATGATGTTTGGCCAGCACCTTGCCGGTCAATACATGCCGGCACTCACTTATATGATGTGGTTTGAAGACATGGAAGAACGGGATGCCCTTTGGTCAACATTTGGACCTAGTCCGGAATGGAAGGCCATGAGCAGCAAAGAAGAATATGCCAATACGGTTAGTCACATTCACAAGAAATTTCTTGTTCCAGTCGATTTCAGTTAGTTCTTATAATCGATTGGTATTGGTTAGCCCTCAAGCCTGATATTTTCTCTCGCCCAAATTCCTAACCGCAGTAGATAAGAATTCGGGCGGTTTTCGGGGAGTTATTGTTTTATCTGTAATATATTGAAAAACTGTTTCGGCAAATCACCTTTTAATTTTCTGACGATTTTATTACATTTAACTAATATTAAACTAAATCCCCGTTTATGTTAGTTAAAACCTTCGGAAGTGCAGTTTTTGGAATCGATGCAACCACCATTACCATTGAAGTAGATGTAACCACCGGAATTAAATTCTTGCTGGTTGGCTTGCCCGACAGTGCCGTGAAAGAAAGTCAGCAACGCATTGAGTCGGCGCTGCGCTTAAATGGCTACAAATGGCCCAAAAAGAAAATCATTATTAACATGGCTCCGGCCGATATCCGGAAAGAAGGATCGGCTTACGATTTGCCGCTGGCAGCAGCGGTTTTGGCGGCATCCGGTCAAATAAATTCAGAAAAATTAGCGAAATATGTTTTAATGGGCGAACTCTCGCTCGATGGAACTCTACAACCCATAAAAGGCGTGTTGCCCATTGCAATAAATGCGCGGAAGGAAGAGTTTGAAGGACTGATCCTGCCAAAACAAAATGCACGGGAAGCTGCCGTTGTCGACCGGTTAAAAGTTTATGGAGCCGAAAATATTACTGAGGTAATCGACTTTTTAAACGATGAAGGAAATCTGGAACAAACGGTAATTGATACGCGGGCCGAGTTTTATAATCAGGTTAATAATAATCCACTCGATTTTTCAGATGTAAAAGGCCAGGAAAATGTAAAACGGGCTTTGGAAATTGCAGCGGCAGGGTCTCACAACATAATTTTAGTAGGCCCTCCCGGGTCGGGGAAGACGATGTTAGCGAAACGAATTCCTACAGTTCTGCCGCCATTTTCGCTAAAAGAAGCGCTGGAAACCACAAAAATTCATTCGGTAGTTGGGAAGATCGATAAAGAAACTTCGTTAATGACACGACGTCCTTTCCGAAGTCCGCATCACACAATTTCTGACGTAGCTCTGGTTGGCGGTGGAAATTATCCACAGCCTGGAGAGATCAGCTTGGCACACAACGGCGTTTTGTTCTTGGATGAATTGCCCGAATTTAAACGAACCGTTTTAGAAGTGATGCGCCAACCGTTGGAAGACCGGAATATTACCATTTCGCGGGCCAAGTTTTCGGTGGAGTACCCGGCAAGTTTTATGTTGGTGGCTTCCATGAATCCATGTCCGTGTGGTTATTACAATCACCCCACAAAAGAATGCGTTTGTGCGCCGGGAGTGGTTCAGAAATACCTCAATAAAATCTCGGGCCCCTTGCTCGATCGTATTGATATTCACCTGGAAGTTGTTCCTGTACCTTTCAAAAAACTGTCGGAGATGGAGTCGTCAGAGAATAGCGAGGCTGTTCGCAAAAGAGTGTTGAAGGCGCGAGAAATTCAGGAGAAACGTTTTGAGGAGCATAAAGGTGTTTATGCTAATGCACAAATGAGTTCGAAACTGATTCGGGAGTATGTCGTGCTGGATGAGGAAAGCAACGATTTGATTAAAAATGCTATGGACAGACTTGGTCTTTCGGCCCGTGCTTATGACCGAATATTAAAAGTGGCTCGTACCATTGCCGACCTCGACGGACAAGAAAGTGTACAGGCCGATCACCTTTCAGAAGCCATTCATTACCGCAGCCTGGATCGCGAGAATTGGGGTGGATAACCACCTTTTGGTGATGTCTCACTTCAAGTGAGGCTATCACTAAGACACAGCCCTACAAGCTAGGTACGATATACAAAATCGTGCCAGCGAGCGCAGTTGAACTAATTTTACTATTTTTAGTGGCTTCAACTATTAATCGACAAAATCATGACCCGAGTTATTCTTACTTTATTATCCGTTGTATTATTGCTTTCATCGTGCCAAACAAAACCGGAAATTTCAGATTGGCGTGGCCCCAATCGCGACGGAATTTATACCGCTTCGAACCTGTTAAAAGATTGGCCGGTTGATGGTCCCGAACTTTTATGGTCGTTCGAGGGACTTGGTTTTGGACACAGTGCAGTTGCGATTGCTAACAACAAGGTATACGTTACGGGAATAAAAGATACAACTAGCTCTGAAGGCACCTTATTTACGTTTGATTTAAATGGAAACCTGCTTTGGGAGAAAAATTATGGGAAAGATTTTAGTTTGAATTTTCATGGAACCCGATCGACACCGGTTGTTGTAAACGATTTAATTTATGTAGAAAGTGGGATGGGTGCTATTTATTGTTTAAATGCCGAAAATGGTGCTGAGCAATGGTCGCTTGATTTTATAAAAGATTTGGGCGTAGATTCCACCATTCAATTTGGTTATTCCGAATCGGTTTTAATCGATGGAGACCATTTAATATGTGTACCCGGTGCCAAAGAAAATAATGTGGTTGCCGTAAATCGTTTTACCGGAGAAATGGTGTGGAGTTGTGCCGGTAATGGTGAAATAGCCACGTATAATTCGCCCATTTTGGTAAATCACAATGGCCTTGAATTGGTAATAGCCATGACCTCGGGTTCAATAATGGGAATTGATGCCAATTCAGGAGAAATGTATTGGAGTATAGAACAAACACAGCGGAATAAAATACATGCAAACACCGCTATTTATGCACACGGTCAATTGGTTGTTTCCAGTGCCGATCCAACCGATTCGTCGGGATTGGTGCAACTTCAACTTTCCGAAGACGGTAAAAATGCAACCGTAGTTTGGCGAAATAAGAAGTACCGCAATTTAATGGGGGGAGTTGTTAAAATCGATTCGTGTTTATATGGTTCGGCTTATATGAAAAATGACTGGCAGGTTATTGACTGGAACACAGGAGAAATGCTGGTACAGAATAAAGATTTAGGTGGTGGCTCGATAATTTATGCCGATGGACTTTTTTATTGCTATGCCGAACGCGATGGAGAAGTTGCTCTTGTTGATGCTTCGCCCGAAAAGTTTGAGATTATTAGCAGGTTTAAAGTTCCACTGGGAACAAAAGAACATTGGGCGCGCCCGGTAATTAAAGGCACTAACTTATATATTCGTCATGGCAACGCGCTAATGGTTTACAACATTCAATCGAATTAAACTTACGCTTATGAAACAGCTATTTACAGTTCTTTTAATTGCCATAAATTTATTTGCGTTTGCACAAATAAGCACCTATTCGCCAAAAGATATGGAGAGCTGGCAAAGCATTGGTCAGGGAAATGGCTTTGTAACTCATGGCCAGTTTTTTATGGAAGAAGTAGAAGGCAGTAAAGGATTTATGCTTTTTTCGCCCCACAAATACGAAGATGTGGTTTTACGGTACGAAGTTATGACTTTAAATGCTGCTACTGTTTTAGTGGCGATATTAAATGCTTCTGACAGAGGAGAATCAACAGCATTAACCCTTAACGAAAACAGCGATAATTTTGGGTTCTGGACAACGGAAGTGGAAGATTATATGTTTGGATTTCGTGTGATGGCGCATAACTCAACACCGTTTCTACGCAAGCATCCTGCAACTAATGGCGAAAGTGCACAAATTGCTTTGGCCGATAAAGATGTAATGCACAGTGGCTGGCGGCACCAGGTTGAATGTGGAAAAAAGGCGAACAAACTTTGGCTGAAAATTGATGGAAAAACCCTGTTTGAAGTAAATGACGACAAGCCACACAAAGCTGGTAAAATTGCCATTCGGGTTCGCGGAACAGCAAACGAATTAGGGAAATGTATGATTCGTAATTTGGAGATTGAAGGGAGTCGTGCTAAATAGTCTAATTGTATTTTTTTGAAGGTCTTGTGATGTTTATCGGCCGGAACGCTGATGACACTGATTTTTTTGATTTTCGCAGAAAAGAGATGGTCTGCTGTTTTCCGCAGAAATATTTATAGGGATTGACACTGTAATTTGGTGATGGTCTCACTCTGAGTGAGGCTATCACTGATGAACCGTTGTTTTACCTTTTTCAGCCTTGCAGACTGAGCAACGATTTTCACAATAGCGCAAGCGGGGAGAGAAGCAATCTTTAAGTTCTTTATCAAATTAATTGTCTTTCATACAATAAGCTAATTTTATATCTTAGTAGCCTAAATCAATAAAACCACAAAATGAAGAAGCCTGTTCTTTTGGTGTTCTTTCTAATGAGCATCATTCCAAATTTATTCGCACAAAATATTCATCTAAATTCGCTGGGTTTTCTAACTGATGACTCCAAAACAGCAGTTATTCCGCAATCCTGCACTTCTTTTAAGCTTGTTTCGGTTTCTACCGGAGACATTGTTTTTGAAGGAGAAACTACTGGCCCAAACTATCAGAAAGATGTGGATCAGGAGGTTTGGAGGCTTGATTTTTCGGCCTTCCAAAAACCGGGGCGTTATTATCTGAAAGTGCCCGGAGTAGGCAAGTCGGGCGAGTTTGAAATTGGAGCTGATGTATTCAATTTTGCAGCCAAAACAAGCATGCGTGGCTTTTATTTGTGGCGTTGCGGAATGGCGGTTGACGGTGAGTTTGCCGGAAATCATTATCATCAGGATGCCTGTCATCTTAATGATGCCTACGAAGACTATATTGGTAAAAAGGGATCGAAGCGTGACGGAACAGGTGGTTGGCACGATGCCGGCGACCATGGAAAATATGTGGTGAATGCAGGTATATCGCTGGGCGTATTATTTTATGCGTGGGAACATTTTCAGCCTCAGTTAGAAAAAATGGAATTGGATATTCCCGAAACAGCACCCGGATTTCCCGATTTTCTAAAAGAACTTAAATGGGAAACCGACTGGATATTAAAAATGCAA
It includes:
- a CDS encoding Rieske (2Fe-2S) protein, whose translation is MQKKSNNRKSVYSGMKYLFFIALTFLMYSSCDEIDSEIPDVWVGLNIDLGLWNDLTVPGNSAYFANAGFGGVIVYCEIEGSYYAFDATCTNEINPSCRVENEGVIGKCTCCESEFIFIGGTPTKGPAAAPLKQYKTSLSGNILRVYN
- the greA gene encoding transcription elongation factor GreA; translation: MSEVTYLTKEGLEKLKKELEHLKNVERPAISKQIGEAIEKGDISENAEYDAAKDAQGMLEAKIALLQSKVANARILDESKIDTSKVQILNKVTIKNKKNNATMQYTLVPESEANLKEGKISVQTPIAKGLMGKKLAMLLILKFRQEQYLLRLLKFQSKNHGKHFYKNYQW
- a CDS encoding HIT family protein, whose protein sequence is MASIFTKIINGEIPSYKVAEDANYFAFLDIFPTAKGHTLVIPKKEVDYIFDLDDETYAGLQMFAKKVAKGLEKAVPCKKVGIMVLGLEVPHAHIHLVPMQSEHDLLNFADKTKLPEEEMKQLAKLIAENIDKQP
- the dnaE gene encoding DNA polymerase III subunit alpha → MVPFTHLHVHSQYSILDGAASISDLVNKAKGDNMPALAITDHGTMFGIKEFHAACSKAEIKPILGCETYVASRSISNKSDKVDRSGHHLILLAKNKVGYRNLIKLISIASTSGFYYKPRIDKELLEKYHEGLVASSACLGGEIPQLLMANNMKDAEKSVLWYKKLFGEDYYLELMRHPAQSQRERESVYDWQVKVNKQLIPLAKKLGVKLIATNDIHFTNESDAEAHDLLICLNTGKDFDDPNRMRYTKQEWFKTQAEMNELFKDVPEALANTKEIAEKVEAFELDTAPIMPVFPIPEKIGTEEGFKEKYSEADLRKEFSDAAFERLGGYEKVIRVKLESAFLEHLTFEGAKERYGDPLEKSVEDRLIFELNTIKTMGYPGYFLITQDFINWAKDNGVIVGPGRGSAAGAAVSYCAGITNIDPIKYDLLFERFLNPDRISLPDVDIDFDDDGRQQVLNYVTDKYGEDKVAHICTFGTMATKSSIRDVARVLKLPLPEADRLAKLVPEAPKMSFKKAFKESPDLAREKNSTIPLVVDTLTYAEKLEGSVRNTGVHACGILISRDTLTDHIPLMPTKDEEHLLTTQYDGRFVEDIGLLKMDFLGLKTLSIIKECLENIKLSKGIDVSINEIPLDDEKTFQLFSYGETTAIFQFESDGMKKHLRDLKPNRFEDLVAMNALYRPGPMEYIPDYIARKHGKQKVDYDVPMMEEYLSDTYGITVFQEQVMLLSRLLAGFTRGDSDTLRKAMGKKIMSVMEKLKVKFVDGCKANRQFVDECKNKGKTTDEVIHKIWKDWEAFASYAFNKSHSVCYAYIAYQTGFLKAHYPAEFMAANLSRNLNNITDITKLMTECKRMKLNVLGPDVNESFIKFTANKEGDIRFGMGAIKGVGSGAVQHIINVRNEKGHFKTIYDLVEHVNLQSVNKKNLEALAMAGAFENLEGVNRSCFFAGEHENDDTNFIEKLIRYGNRLQLEANSAQQSLFGGAGMAQDIQKPAIPKVDEWAKLIMLEKEKNLIGIYLTAHPLDDFRLEITNFCSRDVALKDLNNDISKYKDKDFTFGGMVTAAREGQSKNGNMYAVMTLSDYTDSKELFFFGNDYVNFSKFCKVGIFIMVKGSVRTRFKSDFYEFKVNSIELLDNVRENYIKSLTINIPLKALTEDVVKRIDHIANEYKGKTLLKFNVFDTENNMYIEMFSRTTRVNPLNSFLKFFDEQPEMTYRIN
- the trxA gene encoding thioredoxin — its product is MALEITDANYEELVMNSDKPVMIDFWAVWCGPCRMIAPIVEEMSAEYDGKAVIGKVDVDNNQDVAMKYGIRNIPTVLFVKNGEVVDKQVGAAPKQAFIDKLEALL
- a CDS encoding DUF58 domain-containing protein, translated to MKNLIDIEQFHRFDNLGLVAHEVVEGFITGLHRSPFHGFSVEFAEHRLYNQGESTKHVDWKLYARTDKLFVKQYEEETNLRCQLVVDTSSSMLFPYSKGKKHLQNKLAFSVYTAAALIYLMRKQRDAVGLTLFSDEIEFHSSPRISSVNAEVMYGKLSELIQPENASLRKTTNTTQVLHQIAENIHKRSLVIIFSDMLDSSKNEELFSALQHLRYNKHEVILFHVTDHSLEREFEFSNRPHKFVDLESGQVVKFNPTEVKQHYTNTVNDYFEDLKVKCGQYHIDLAEADINKDFKEVLFSYLVKRKKLY
- a CDS encoding NIPSNAP family protein; protein product: MERRSFLKKSALATGAAVASSSLSASPVPAIEKDFYELRVYHLNGGGGRNRLQKYYTEAVIPFLHKRGAKVVAFNEYSMEEPPVMYILHAHKSLSDYYDTTLAMRTDPDFLAAAREYTAVTANNPVYDRYETFLLEAFDGFPRLIEPDKKGGIIEMRIYESYSEDAGIRKVKMFNDGEIQLFQSLGFHPMMFGQHLAGQYMPALTYMMWFEDMEERDALWSTFGPSPEWKAMSSKEEYANTVSHIHKKFLVPVDFS